One segment of Olsenella uli DSM 7084 DNA contains the following:
- a CDS encoding PTS sugar transporter subunit IIB: MIKITAVCGAGLGSSLACQMAIDAACKAMGVEAKVNHTDTTSIGALASTTDVVCAGANFKKLIEKKSLPCPVIYLDRLVDKKEITAKLTPVLQEMGVLE; encoded by the coding sequence ATGATAAAGATAACTGCGGTCTGTGGAGCTGGCCTCGGGAGCAGCCTTGCGTGCCAGATGGCAATCGATGCCGCCTGCAAGGCCATGGGTGTGGAAGCGAAGGTGAACCATACCGACACCACCTCGATCGGCGCCCTTGCAAGCACGACGGATGTCGTCTGCGCCGGGGCGAACTTCAAAAAGCTGATTGAGAAGAAGAGCCTTCCGTGCCCCGTCATCTACCTCGACCGCTTGGTCGACAAGAAGGAGATAACGGCGAAGCTCACACCGGTTCTCCAGGAAATGGGAGTCCTTGAATAG
- a CDS encoding GntR family transcriptional regulator → MTRHVSNGTEDTPLPNNLSREQLYYQLYNIVFQDITNGVYEVGDLIPSETEYMQKFSVSRATVRKAMEMLVNNGLIVRRRGCGSEVVSAKPATALRSVESCIKRLTSDHVIPIKCVVSAEMTTAGKDVADALNVRTGSSVYRLERVRCAGETAYYRETIFLADDYAPAILEHDFSRESLRAYYSNVLHVSWARANQQVFAVPADGDTARLLGIEPGVPVLLLRRTSFDESGIPREYLVASYRTDHYYLDMTLEA, encoded by the coding sequence ATGACGCGTCACGTGAGCAACGGGACAGAAGACACGCCCTTGCCTAACAACCTCTCTCGTGAACAGCTGTATTACCAGCTGTATAACATCGTCTTCCAAGACATCACCAATGGGGTCTATGAGGTCGGCGACCTGATCCCCTCGGAGACCGAGTACATGCAGAAGTTCTCGGTCAGCAGGGCGACCGTCCGTAAGGCAATGGAGATGCTCGTCAATAACGGCCTTATCGTCCGCCGCCGCGGCTGTGGCTCGGAGGTCGTCTCTGCAAAGCCTGCGACTGCGCTCCGTAGCGTGGAGTCGTGCATTAAACGGCTTACATCCGACCACGTGATTCCCATCAAGTGCGTTGTCTCTGCGGAAATGACCACGGCTGGGAAGGATGTCGCGGATGCGCTGAACGTTCGGACGGGCTCTTCGGTATACCGTCTCGAAAGGGTGCGTTGCGCAGGGGAGACCGCCTATTATCGCGAGACGATCTTCCTTGCCGACGACTATGCGCCCGCCATCCTCGAGCACGACTTCTCCAGGGAGTCCCTCCGTGCCTATTACTCCAATGTCTTGCACGTTAGCTGGGCTCGCGCAAACCAGCAGGTTTTTGCGGTCCCCGCCGATGGGGACACGGCGCGGCTTCTGGGCATTGAGCCAGGCGTTCCGGTGCTTCTGCTAAGACGAACCTCATTCGATGAGTCGGGCATTCCCCGTGAGTACCTGGTCGCCTCGTACAGGACTGATCATTACTACCTCGATATGACCTTAGAGGCATAG
- a CDS encoding glycoside hydrolase family 3 N-terminal domain-containing protein, giving the protein MGVDKRRVLKVAGWAAGSVLLVAVVAANVAAVMFGETLESFLSTDKIDVTDTERQAQLARDAALAGEVEGGGLVLLQNRNAILPLAKDVTKVNVFGWGSTQWVTSGSGSGGVAGESAGILDALTSRGIQYNEGLAQMYRDFQADRPWRDAGTLNSRATEFCRLYDPDISDEGYYSQQLLDSARDYSDTAIVVLSRMAGESIDCPREQLRVRTKGASPECAMGRSYLEPSPEEERLVRYVAANYQNVIVLVNSTNAMELGIVEDVEGVDACLLCGATGTDSAGAVVDALWGDVNPSGRTTDTYAYDFSTNASYANAGAEGEGCYVGSRGLYPADGTPDTNEGVAATYDTVRFVDYVEGVYLGYRWYETADAEGYWDDVSNRHGMGYAAVVQYPFGYGLSYTAFDWKIVSRRPRRGSNLADDDTVTTTVRVTNVGPVAGKDVVELYATPPYIAGGIEKPSTELVAFAKTDLLQPGESQDVVLSFTTRDLASYDCYDANHNGFAGYEVERGDYQVELKRDAHTLDDCAHASATYHVDHDICYETDATTGAAVTNRFTGDVAEAGISIDGVTTGAGIRYLTRADFKGSFPQTRDVDRPMSNAVQIFNRYDAGLATAQDAAASRGASVGSEASGPDDVTREGDASPTADADEAAPAASGLASAYALTSNGALTPLGRELGEDYNDPRWSPLLDRLGQSEMERFVLHGYSNSGALEGVSKPRTKDLDGSSQAASFNQLRYGTGFPSPTVLAQTWDTQLARRYGRAVGMECAMLGIDGWYAPACNLHRSPVGGRNYEYYSEDPLVSGEMAAQTILGSKETGTFCYLKHMVLNEQDSYRDSLYTWLTEQSLRELYLEPFRIAVEEGGATGMMSSYNRIGAIWTGGSRALLTEVLRGEWGFRGSVITDYSDHHSYMNADEMLRAGGSLYMDGVFRDGSFRFGTDSPNFRACLRRATKDVIYAWLNARAANLAYNDAALQAGTATIDRPLKHRGVSPVLVGISVVDAVAALCVAVKAHRVLRRRARKKGHAGE; this is encoded by the coding sequence GTGGGAGTCGACAAGAGACGGGTCCTGAAGGTCGCAGGGTGGGCTGCGGGATCGGTCCTGCTGGTGGCCGTGGTCGCGGCCAACGTCGCGGCCGTGATGTTCGGCGAGACGCTCGAGTCGTTTTTGAGCACCGACAAGATCGACGTCACGGATACGGAGCGCCAAGCCCAGCTTGCGCGTGACGCAGCGCTGGCAGGTGAGGTCGAAGGCGGGGGGCTCGTTCTTCTCCAGAACCGCAATGCGATCCTGCCCCTGGCGAAGGACGTGACGAAGGTCAACGTCTTCGGATGGGGCTCGACACAATGGGTGACGAGCGGCTCGGGTTCGGGAGGCGTCGCGGGTGAGAGCGCAGGCATCCTGGACGCGCTGACCAGTCGTGGCATCCAGTACAACGAGGGACTTGCCCAGATGTACCGCGACTTTCAGGCCGACAGGCCATGGAGGGACGCGGGTACGTTGAACTCGCGCGCGACGGAGTTCTGCCGTCTGTACGATCCGGACATCTCCGACGAGGGCTACTACTCCCAGCAGCTGCTTGACAGTGCCAGGGACTACTCCGACACGGCGATCGTGGTGCTGTCGCGCATGGCGGGCGAGAGCATCGACTGCCCCCGCGAACAGCTGCGCGTCCGTACGAAGGGGGCCTCGCCGGAGTGCGCGATGGGCCGCAGCTACCTGGAGCCCTCTCCCGAGGAGGAACGTCTCGTCAGGTACGTTGCCGCGAACTACCAAAACGTGATCGTGCTGGTGAACTCGACCAACGCCATGGAGCTGGGCATCGTCGAGGACGTCGAGGGGGTCGACGCCTGCCTGCTCTGTGGTGCCACGGGCACCGACTCCGCCGGGGCGGTGGTGGATGCGCTCTGGGGTGACGTGAACCCATCGGGGCGCACGACCGACACCTATGCCTACGATTTCAGCACCAATGCGAGCTATGCCAACGCTGGCGCGGAGGGGGAGGGCTGCTACGTTGGCTCGCGCGGGCTCTACCCGGCAGACGGTACTCCCGACACGAACGAGGGCGTCGCCGCAACGTACGACACGGTCCGCTTCGTCGACTATGTCGAGGGAGTCTATCTGGGATATCGCTGGTATGAGACGGCTGATGCCGAGGGATACTGGGACGACGTCTCCAACCGCCATGGCATGGGGTATGCCGCCGTGGTGCAGTACCCGTTTGGCTATGGCCTCAGCTACACGGCATTCGATTGGAAGATCGTCTCGCGCAGGCCACGCCGTGGCAGTAACCTGGCAGACGATGACACCGTCACGACGACGGTGCGCGTGACCAACGTCGGGCCTGTTGCGGGCAAGGACGTGGTGGAGCTCTATGCGACGCCTCCCTACATCGCAGGTGGCATCGAAAAGCCCTCTACCGAGCTTGTGGCCTTCGCGAAGACCGACTTGCTGCAGCCGGGAGAGTCACAGGACGTGGTGCTCAGCTTCACGACGCGCGACCTGGCAAGCTACGACTGCTACGACGCCAACCACAACGGCTTTGCGGGCTACGAGGTCGAGCGTGGCGACTACCAGGTCGAGCTCAAGCGCGATGCCCACACCCTGGATGACTGCGCCCATGCGAGCGCCACCTATCATGTGGACCATGACATTTGCTACGAGACTGACGCCACAACCGGGGCTGCGGTCACCAACCGCTTTACGGGAGACGTCGCGGAGGCCGGCATCTCGATCGACGGGGTGACGACGGGCGCGGGCATCCGCTACCTCACACGCGCCGACTTCAAGGGAAGCTTCCCCCAGACGCGCGACGTGGACCGTCCCATGTCCAACGCCGTTCAGATCTTCAACCGCTATGACGCGGGCCTCGCCACCGCCCAGGATGCCGCCGCGAGTCGCGGGGCGTCCGTGGGTTCGGAAGCATCGGGGCCCGATGACGTGACTCGCGAGGGTGATGCGTCGCCCACGGCCGACGCCGACGAGGCCGCTCCCGCCGCGTCAGGCCTCGCATCGGCATATGCCCTCACGTCGAACGGGGCACTCACGCCCCTGGGTCGCGAACTGGGAGAAGACTACAACGACCCGCGCTGGTCACCCCTCCTCGATCGCCTGGGCCAAAGCGAGATGGAAAGGTTCGTGCTGCATGGGTACTCCAACTCAGGAGCACTCGAGGGGGTTTCGAAGCCGCGTACCAAGGACCTGGACGGGTCGTCTCAGGCGGCGTCGTTCAATCAGCTGAGATACGGGACGGGCTTCCCCAGCCCCACGGTCCTGGCCCAGACATGGGACACCCAGCTTGCCCGTCGCTATGGGAGGGCCGTGGGCATGGAGTGCGCCATGCTCGGCATCGACGGTTGGTACGCGCCGGCATGCAACCTGCATCGCTCGCCGGTGGGCGGGCGCAACTACGAGTACTACTCGGAGGACCCGCTCGTCTCGGGTGAGATGGCCGCACAGACCATCCTGGGATCGAAGGAGACGGGCACCTTCTGCTACCTCAAGCACATGGTGCTCAACGAGCAGGACTCCTACCGGGACTCGCTCTACACCTGGCTGACCGAGCAGTCCCTGCGGGAGCTGTACCTCGAGCCGTTCCGCATTGCCGTAGAGGAGGGGGGCGCCACGGGAATGATGAGCTCATACAACCGCATCGGCGCCATCTGGACCGGTGGCAGCAGGGCGCTGCTCACGGAGGTGCTGCGCGGCGAGTGGGGCTTCCGGGGTTCGGTCATCACAGACTACAGCGACCATCACAGCTACATGAACGCAGACGAGATGCTGCGTGCGGGAGGCAGCCTCTACATGGATGGCGTGTTCCGCGACGGCTCGTTCCGCTTCGGGACCGATTCGCCCAACTTCCGCGCCTGCCTGCGCCGCGCCACCAAGGATGTCATCTACGCCTGGCTCAATGCCCGTGCGGCAAACCTTGCCTACAACGATGCGGCCCTGCAGGCGGGCACGGCCACGATCGACCGACCCCTCAAGCACCGGGGCGTCTCGCCGGTGCTCGTGGGCATATCCGTGGTAGATGCGGTTGCGGCGCTGTGCGTTGCCGTCAAGGCCCACAGGGTGCTCAGGAGACGCGCACGGAAGAAGGGGCACGCAGGAGAGTGA
- a CDS encoding PTS sugar transporter subunit IIA, whose translation MAEEASVTDLLRPENIQVVDSVANWEDAIRISLKPLIEGGYAEPRYADNIIADTRELGPYYVLTEDVALIHARPEEGAIKKQMAVTLVHRPVTFPEGSFPVRLLFALSAEDSHSHIEVIKMLASICMEESRVEDLATCETPEEIYRLLTAVAGG comes from the coding sequence ATGGCAGAGGAAGCAAGTGTCACCGACCTTCTCAGGCCCGAGAACATACAGGTTGTCGATAGCGTTGCAAACTGGGAAGACGCCATTCGCATCTCGTTGAAGCCCCTAATCGAAGGGGGATATGCAGAACCGAGATATGCAGACAACATAATCGCAGACACCAGGGAACTCGGCCCCTATTACGTCCTTACCGAGGATGTGGCGCTCATACACGCCCGCCCCGAGGAGGGTGCCATCAAGAAGCAGATGGCAGTCACCTTAGTGCATCGGCCCGTCACTTTCCCAGAGGGCTCCTTCCCTGTCAGGCTGCTGTTCGCCCTGTCGGCAGAAGACTCCCACTCGCATATAGAAGTCATCAAGATGCTTGCCAGCATCTGCATGGAGGAGTCTCGGGTGGAAGACCTAGCAACATGCGAGACCCCAGAAGAGATTTATCGCCTGCTTACCGCTGTGGCCGGCGGGTAG
- a CDS encoding carbohydrate kinase family protein, producing MSICCIGQSAYDITGRVDGDLRPDTKYRMEHHTESPGGPALNGACVCGLWGADVSLVSRIGKDAYGARITESLGRYGVKTELMIVDPEARTSLSLIVTNGATGGRTIFNFPSPHGPVARMALPDDAPSVMLHDGHEPEASLEYMHAFPGALNVIDAGTCRESTLLVARLADYLIASQSFATQYLGHGLTLENDARLAAELVELREINGRRVAVTLGELGSVYLGEDGLVRMPAFKTRVCDSTAAGDIFHGAFTFGVHAGLSMRDSMVLATMASSVSVSRSGSQTSIPSLPEVREQLLSKGIAIGLGRGGES from the coding sequence GTGAGCATCTGCTGCATCGGGCAGTCTGCCTACGACATTACGGGACGCGTGGACGGGGACCTTCGTCCTGATACAAAGTATCGCATGGAACACCATACAGAGTCTCCCGGCGGTCCGGCCTTGAATGGTGCGTGCGTCTGCGGCCTTTGGGGTGCCGACGTCTCCCTCGTGTCCCGCATCGGCAAAGACGCGTATGGCGCGCGGATAACGGAGTCCCTTGGACGCTACGGCGTTAAGACCGAGCTCATGATCGTGGACCCAGAGGCGAGAACGTCACTCAGCCTCATCGTGACGAATGGAGCGACGGGTGGAAGGACCATATTCAACTTCCCCTCGCCCCATGGGCCTGTTGCTCGGATGGCGCTACCGGACGACGCCCCGTCAGTCATGCTGCACGACGGGCATGAGCCAGAGGCTAGCCTCGAATACATGCACGCCTTCCCAGGCGCACTGAACGTCATCGATGCCGGAACCTGTCGCGAAAGCACGCTATTGGTCGCGCGCCTGGCCGACTACCTCATTGCGTCGCAATCCTTCGCGACCCAGTATCTTGGGCATGGCCTGACATTGGAAAACGATGCCCGGCTTGCAGCCGAGCTCGTGGAATTGCGCGAGATAAATGGAAGGCGGGTGGCTGTAACCCTTGGAGAGTTAGGGTCCGTTTACCTCGGGGAAGATGGCCTGGTGCGCATGCCTGCATTCAAGACGCGAGTCTGCGACAGCACGGCTGCGGGCGATATCTTTCATGGGGCGTTCACCTTTGGCGTCCATGCGGGTCTTTCCATGCGTGACAGCATGGTTTTGGCAACGATGGCGTCATCCGTTTCCGTTTCACGGTCTGGGAGCCAGACGTCAATCCCATCTTTGCCAGAAGTGCGCGAGCAGCTCCTGTCCAAGGGGATCGCCATTGGCTTGGGGAGAGGTGGTGAGTCATGA
- a CDS encoding PTS ascorbate transporter subunit IIC: protein MVVLQWIIDNILTQAAIIIALIAFLGLALQKKPAGEVFSGTLKTMFGFMILSAGSSILQGSLKYFGALFNSAFNLGSSGGAVVASIEGINGQAMTDLGLGSEIAIVLAGIFVVNILLARLTKFKYIFLTGQALLWESTLAVVFSWFLGLRGLPLILLASVVGGCFATLMPAIAQPVVRKITGSDDIALGHFCTIGYMVAAGVSKLVGKEEDSAEDLEIPESLDFLNDTYVSVFLVMIVFYLVTAIVAGPDKSAAVCEALDMSADVNYLVQAFLQCSTFVIGLYVLMMGVRQLLDNIVPAFQGISQRLVPGAKPALDCPVLFPYAPNSVIMGFIFTTVGSLIGMLITPVTGYLVIPGVMSNFFAGGTSGIFANAVGGRRGLIIGCIVHGIFIMIVPALLTPMLAQIGFVNLTCTDVDTVFTGFLLYGVKLLFGGLIG, encoded by the coding sequence ATGGTCGTTCTCCAATGGATCATCGACAACATTCTGACGCAGGCCGCCATCATCATCGCGCTCATCGCGTTCCTTGGCCTGGCACTCCAAAAGAAGCCGGCCGGGGAGGTGTTCTCCGGTACCTTGAAGACAATGTTCGGCTTCATGATCCTCTCTGCTGGTTCGTCCATCCTGCAGGGGTCCTTGAAGTACTTTGGGGCCTTGTTTAACTCAGCGTTTAACCTCGGCTCGTCAGGCGGTGCCGTCGTCGCGTCGATCGAGGGCATCAACGGTCAGGCCATGACCGATTTGGGACTTGGCTCCGAGATCGCCATAGTCCTCGCCGGCATCTTTGTCGTCAACATCCTGCTTGCGCGCCTCACTAAATTCAAGTATATCTTCCTGACGGGACAGGCCCTGCTCTGGGAGTCAACGCTCGCGGTCGTGTTCTCCTGGTTCCTCGGCCTCAGGGGCCTCCCCCTGATTCTTCTCGCCTCGGTCGTGGGAGGCTGCTTCGCGACCCTCATGCCGGCTATCGCTCAGCCCGTCGTGCGCAAGATCACCGGCTCCGATGACATTGCCTTGGGTCACTTCTGCACCATCGGATACATGGTTGCGGCCGGTGTCTCCAAGCTGGTCGGTAAGGAGGAGGATTCGGCTGAGGACCTCGAGATTCCCGAGAGCCTCGACTTCTTGAACGACACGTACGTCTCTGTCTTCCTGGTAATGATCGTCTTCTACCTTGTCACGGCCATTGTCGCTGGGCCTGACAAGTCGGCTGCAGTTTGTGAGGCGCTCGACATGAGCGCCGATGTCAACTATCTCGTCCAGGCGTTCCTGCAGTGCAGCACCTTCGTCATCGGCCTCTATGTCCTGATGATGGGCGTTCGGCAACTGCTCGATAACATCGTCCCCGCCTTCCAGGGCATCTCTCAGAGGCTCGTTCCTGGCGCCAAGCCCGCCCTCGATTGCCCCGTCCTCTTCCCATATGCCCCCAACTCCGTCATCATGGGCTTCATCTTCACTACCGTCGGTTCGCTCATCGGCATGCTCATCACTCCCGTTACGGGCTATCTCGTCATCCCCGGAGTCATGTCCAACTTCTTTGCCGGAGGCACCTCGGGCATCTTTGCCAACGCCGTCGGCGGCCGTCGCGGCTTGATCATCGGTTGCATCGTTCACGGCATCTTCATCATGATCGTCCCCGCCCTGCTTACCCCCATGCTCGCCCAGATCGGCTTTGTCAATCTGACCTGCACCGACGTCGATACCGTCTTCACCGGCTTCCTGCTTTACGGCGTAAAGCTGCTCTTTGGTGGCTTGATCGGTTAG
- the deoC gene encoding deoxyribose-phosphate aldolase, which yields MRLNQYMDHTLLKQDATKSQLDRLCDEAAEHGFKTVSINSCWTRHCAERLAGTGVGITSCISFPLGACSTAAKAAEARQAVADGTTEIDMVLNVGRLVSGDDDYCTEDIRGVVEAADGRPVKVILEVCLLDDEQIVRACKCAVAAGAAFVKTSTGFSTGGATIHAVKLMRQTVGDACQIKAAGGIHTKEEALAMIEAGADRIGASASIAICEG from the coding sequence ATGAGGCTCAACCAGTACATGGACCACACGCTGCTCAAGCAGGACGCAACCAAGTCGCAGCTCGACAGGCTGTGTGACGAGGCCGCCGAGCACGGCTTCAAGACCGTCTCCATCAACTCATGCTGGACCAGGCACTGCGCCGAGCGGCTGGCTGGCACGGGCGTGGGCATCACGAGCTGCATCTCGTTCCCCTTGGGCGCCTGCTCCACGGCTGCCAAGGCCGCCGAGGCCAGGCAGGCGGTGGCAGACGGCACCACCGAGATCGACATGGTCCTCAACGTGGGGCGTCTTGTCTCTGGCGATGACGACTACTGCACGGAGGACATCCGTGGGGTGGTCGAGGCGGCGGACGGCCGTCCCGTCAAAGTGATCCTCGAGGTGTGTCTGCTTGATGACGAGCAGATCGTCCGCGCCTGCAAGTGCGCCGTGGCGGCAGGCGCCGCGTTCGTGAAGACCTCCACGGGCTTCTCGACCGGCGGGGCCACCATCCATGCGGTCAAGCTCATGCGCCAGACCGTGGGCGACGCCTGCCAGATCAAGGCTGCGGGTGGCATTCACACCAAGGAAGAGGCGCTTGCGATGATCGAGGCGGGTGCCGACCGCATCGGAGCCTCCGCCTCCATCGCCATCTGCGAGGGGTAG
- a CDS encoding LemA family protein, whose product MALVILVIALVVVLGVWFVSIYNGIVAKDNRCDNAWQTIDAQLQRRNDLIPNLVETVKGYAAHESQTLEAVTSARAAVNAATTPEAKMAASNQLSQTLGHLFAVAEAYPDLKANAGFQQLQGDLTDTEDKISYARQSFNDCVLGYNNAIETFPGNIVAGSKFTVRRGFEIEDAAARQAPQVKF is encoded by the coding sequence ATGGCTCTCGTCATCCTCGTCATTGCCCTCGTCGTCGTACTTGGCGTGTGGTTCGTCTCGATCTACAACGGCATCGTCGCCAAGGACAACCGCTGCGACAACGCCTGGCAGACCATAGACGCGCAGCTGCAGCGTCGAAACGACCTCATCCCCAACCTGGTGGAGACCGTGAAGGGCTACGCCGCCCACGAGTCCCAGACCCTCGAGGCCGTCACCAGCGCCCGCGCCGCAGTCAACGCCGCAACCACGCCCGAGGCCAAGATGGCGGCCTCCAACCAGCTGAGCCAGACCCTGGGCCACCTGTTTGCCGTTGCCGAGGCCTATCCCGACCTCAAGGCAAACGCTGGCTTTCAGCAGCTCCAGGGAGACCTCACGGACACCGAGGACAAGATCAGCTACGCTCGCCAGAGCTTCAACGACTGCGTGCTGGGGTACAACAACGCGATCGAGACCTTCCCCGGCAACATCGTCGCGGGATCAAAGTTCACCGTGCGCAGGGGCTTCGAGATCGAGGATGCCGCCGCACGACAGGCTCCTCAGGTCAAGTTCTAG
- a CDS encoding class II fructose-bisphosphate aldolase has product MYTTLQNVLAEADQLNMAVGAFNTHNLEMVQAIAKAAGNQKTPVIIQTSEGTAKYVGMRTLVAVVKSLAEALGVDMVLHLDHAKSWDNIREAVDAGYTSVMFDGSALPFKDNILGTRRVVEYAHAAGASVEAELGTVGGTEDGLVVNPDAAKLTDPDDAVEFIERTGIDALAVAIGTNHGQYKSKTSINLDVLESIHQVATKPLVIHGGTGVSDADVHKVIDRGIRKFNVGTELLVQWNRKSKELYEAHKENVSNRDNVVPALEVVQGIVERKISLFKNIR; this is encoded by the coding sequence ATGTATACGACGCTTCAGAACGTTCTTGCGGAGGCTGATCAGCTCAACATGGCTGTCGGCGCGTTCAACACGCACAACCTCGAGATGGTCCAGGCCATCGCCAAGGCGGCAGGCAACCAGAAGACGCCAGTCATCATCCAGACATCCGAGGGCACGGCGAAGTACGTCGGCATGAGGACTCTCGTTGCCGTGGTCAAGTCACTCGCCGAAGCGCTCGGCGTTGATATGGTCCTCCACCTTGACCATGCGAAGAGTTGGGACAACATCCGCGAGGCCGTTGACGCGGGCTACACCTCAGTCATGTTCGACGGCTCCGCACTCCCATTCAAAGACAACATCCTCGGGACAAGGCGCGTTGTCGAGTATGCGCATGCCGCCGGCGCGTCTGTCGAGGCAGAGCTTGGAACTGTTGGCGGCACTGAGGACGGCCTTGTCGTCAATCCAGATGCAGCCAAGCTGACCGATCCGGATGATGCGGTCGAATTTATCGAGAGGACCGGCATTGATGCGCTGGCTGTGGCAATCGGCACCAACCATGGCCAGTACAAGTCGAAGACAAGCATCAACCTCGACGTCCTTGAGTCGATCCATCAGGTTGCAACCAAGCCGCTCGTCATTCACGGAGGTACCGGCGTGTCTGACGCCGACGTCCACAAGGTCATCGACCGCGGCATCAGAAAGTTCAATGTCGGCACCGAGCTTCTTGTCCAGTGGAATCGCAAATCCAAGGAGCTCTATGAGGCCCACAAGGAAAATGTCTCTAACCGCGACAATGTCGTACCGGCACTCGAAGTGGTGCAGGGCATTGTCGAACGGAAGATCAGCCTCTTCAAGAACATCAGGTAG
- a CDS encoding AAA family ATPase, which translates to MKVVNMGKTLVLLAGYPATGKSTFCAHLLKRHPGIPVVAPDDVKEELWDEVGFDTAAEKDRLELRVWEIYYARMEQHMRLGGPIVTDYPFSGKQRPTLSSLVERYGYHAITVRFVGDIDRIYERSLKRDLSQARHLGHLMSHYHKGDYLADRTKADALVTPRTLRDRCIGKGYGLFQMGDLIEVDATDISAIDDQKVIDEIERLADADACRKA; encoded by the coding sequence GTGAAGGTCGTAAACATGGGGAAGACGCTCGTTCTTCTTGCCGGCTATCCCGCGACAGGCAAGTCCACTTTCTGTGCCCACCTGCTCAAGCGTCATCCGGGGATTCCGGTCGTCGCCCCGGACGACGTCAAGGAAGAGCTGTGGGACGAGGTGGGTTTCGACACCGCAGCGGAGAAGGACCGCCTCGAACTTCGTGTATGGGAAATCTATTACGCACGCATGGAGCAGCATATGAGACTGGGCGGGCCAATCGTGACGGACTATCCGTTCAGCGGCAAGCAAAGGCCCACACTCTCCTCATTGGTTGAGAGGTACGGCTATCATGCCATCACCGTGCGCTTTGTGGGGGATATCGATAGGATCTACGAGAGGTCCCTCAAGCGCGACCTATCCCAGGCGAGACACCTGGGGCATTTGATGAGTCACTATCACAAAGGCGACTACCTGGCCGATCGCACAAAAGCTGACGCGCTGGTAACGCCTCGGACTCTGCGCGATCGCTGCATTGGCAAGGGGTACGGGCTCTTTCAAATGGGGGATCTCATCGAGGTGGATGCGACGGACATCTCCGCAATCGACGACCAGAAGGTCATAGACGAGATAGAGAGGCTTGCGGATGCGGACGCCTGCCGCAAAGCCTGA
- the tadA gene encoding tRNA adenosine(34) deaminase TadA — MDERDDTPTVEDERFMGLALEEACIAATEDEVPIGAVVVCGGEVIARAHNRRETDGDPSAHAEFSAMVQAARALGRWRLTGCTVYVTLEPCLMCAGLMVNARVDRCVYGAADPKGGAVGTLYDVSDDARLNHSFPVTAGVLEDECAQILRDFFRVRRKAREAR, encoded by the coding sequence ATGGACGAGCGAGACGACACCCCCACGGTCGAGGATGAGCGCTTCATGGGACTTGCCCTGGAGGAGGCATGCATTGCTGCCACGGAGGACGAGGTTCCCATTGGGGCGGTCGTCGTGTGTGGCGGTGAGGTGATCGCGCGCGCACACAACCGCCGCGAGACGGACGGGGACCCCTCCGCCCATGCCGAGTTCTCCGCCATGGTCCAGGCCGCGCGCGCCCTGGGGCGCTGGCGTCTGACGGGTTGTACCGTCTATGTGACGTTGGAGCCCTGCCTCATGTGCGCGGGCCTCATGGTGAACGCCCGCGTGGACCGCTGCGTCTATGGGGCCGCAGACCCAAAGGGCGGTGCCGTGGGCACGCTCTACGACGTGAGTGATGACGCTCGCCTCAACCACTCCTTCCCCGTGACCGCAGGTGTGTTGGAGGATGAGTGCGCCCAGATCCTGCGTGACTTCTTCCGCGTACGGCGCAAGGCGAGGGAAGCGAGGTAG